CGTACTGAGACTGAGTAGCGAACCTTTAGAGGGGTTAACTGGGTTGTCTCGGCGGTCTTGAACGACTCCAGCACTCAGCGCAACTTTGTCATCAATGCCATTTCCGCTGTAGGAAAGACGATTGCCTAATTCATCGACTGGGGAGAGATTGCCATCGCGATCGCGTATGCTGGTGCGGGTGTAGTTCAATCCCACCGAACCCTGAAAATCACCCACTGGTCGCGTCACTGTCACGCCGCCGCCAAAGCGTCCTTCCCTAACTTGATCTCCGTTTGGCAGCTTTACATCTTCATTAAAGGTGGCGGAAAGCTCCCGCTGTCGAAAAGCATCGACGGAATATCCCAGCCGGTCGGGGTTGCTGGCGCGATAGGGACTGCTAAACTTACCGTCAAACTGTACGTCTCTGGGGCTTACCTGGAGATTCCCGCCTAGTTGTTGGTTGGTGCCGCCCAAATTGCGATCATTGTAGCTAAGCGTACCGTAAAGACCGCTATTGTCGCTGTAGCCGCCGCCAACGTTGACAGAACGGGATTTACCCTCGGTTAGTTCGTAAGTGACATCCACTTTTCGAGGGTCGCCGTTGAGAGAAACATCGGCGTTCTCAAATAGTCCCAGCTGATACAGTTGTTGCAAGTCGCCTCTTGCCACATCCACGCGGAACGGTTGACCTGACTTTAGCTTGATCTCGCGCAGCAGGAAATCTTCTTTAGTACGTCCTTGAGTTGGCTTACCTTCTTTGTCTACAAAGCGGATTTTGACATCGCCAACGATACCCTCGGCAACTTGAATTGCTAGCACTCCATCGCGGCCCGGTTGCACAGCTATTACCTGCGCTAGTGTGTAACCATTTTTCTCATACCATTGTTTGATTTGTTGGACACCTTGGGTTATTGCCGCTGGGCTGATTTGTGTCCCTATCTGGGATTTGAAGATGTCGTTGGCAACTGCTGGCGTGAGGACTTGCGCCCCGGAAAGTTGAACGCTTCGCACTACCACTGGTGAAACTTGGAAGACTGCTCTCAAGCCATTTTTCTCAGCATAAGTAGTCACATTAGCATCCGCAAATAGTCCAGTTTCCAAAATCGCTGCAACATCTTTTTGCAGCTGACTTTGACTGGTATCTCCGCCGGGACGGGTGCTAATCGCATTTTGGGCAACTTGCTGCAATTCCCCCGTGACTCCCACCACTTGAACATCAGTTGCTGTGACTACCAAATCTGAGGAATTGACAGCGCGAGTTGGGGTAGCTCTTGGAGTCTGAGCTGTTGGTGTAAACTGAGGCGTGTTTATAGTTTCTGGTGCCGCAATTGCCCTAACTGGTGGTGTCGTGGCACTATTAACTGGGACAACCACTCTGTTACCATCTGCTGGTTTTGGAGTTGAAGTTGTTGCTACTGGCGTGGCAGTATTAACCGGGACAACTACCTTGGCATCTGCCAGTTTTTGGGTTGAAGTTGTTGCTACTGGCGTGGCAGTATTAACCGGGACAACTACCTTGGCATCTGCTAGTTCTGGTGTGGCAGTATTAGCCGGGACAACTGGGTTGGCATTTGCCAGTTTTTGAGTTGAAGTTGTTGCTACTGGTGTGGCACTATTAACCGGGACAACAAGGTTAGTAGCTTCCGCTTCTGGTGTTTGAGTTGGTGATGGGGTGGTGCTGGCTAAAGCGTGGGAACCTAAATCTGCGGCAGCCAGGACAGCTAAGGTATAAATGGCAAGGGATGGTACGCGCATATTCTAAAAAATTGAATTTTGTAGAGGCATTGCCGAAAATACCTGAGAAGGAATATTTTCTGCTAAGACAGGATAATGGTTTATCGCTTAAGTAGCTTTGTTGAAGAAAGACCCTTGCTTTTGCTCTCAGGTTCCAAGGTGCTGATTTGGGATTTGGGACTTGCACTAGGTTTTTAGAACCCCGCCACGCCCGTCGCTGGCTCCCCAACTTCCTCCCCGCAATCGAGAGAGGGGGCTAAAAAATATCAAAAGTTTAAAATATAACATCCGTGGAGGAGGTATTTGATGAGGATATTATGCCTGAGTAATGGTCATGGAGAGGATGCGATCGCTTGTGCGATTTTGCAACAACTCCAGCAACAGTCTGATTCTCTAGAATTAGCTGCTTTACCATTAGTGGGCGATGGACGCGCTTACGCCCAGTTGGATATCCCGATCATTGGCAAGGTGCAAACGATGCCCTCCGGTGGCTTTATATACATGGATGGGCGGCAATTGGCGCGAGATGTCAAAGGCGGTTTGCTGCAACTTACTCTCGCCCAGTACCAATCGATCCGCCAATATTGCAAACGCGGCGGAGCAATCTTGGCAGTGGGGGATATTGTACCGCTGCTCTTTGCCTGGTTGAGTGGCGTTCCTTACGCTTTTGTCGGCACCGCTAAGTCAGAATACTATTTGCGAGATGAAGCTGGAATATTGCCGCGTCGGTCGCGGCAAGAGCGTTGGGAAGGTTGGTCGGGTTCTGTATACTTGCCTTGGGAGCGTTGGCTAATGAGTCGTCGGCGTTGCAAGGCGGTTTTTCCCAGAGATGGACTGACAACTGAGACTTTACAAAAGTTCTCTATCCCTGCTTTGGATTTGGGGAACCCGATGATGGACGGTTTGGAACCTTCTAGACGACCATCGGTATTTTATGCCTCAGATATTGAACTGCAAGAAACTAAGCGATCGCTTATTATTACTCTTCTCCCAGGTTCTAGACCACCAGAAGCTTACGCGAATTGGCAGCAAATTCTTCAGTCTTGCCTTAGCTTAATGAAGGCGTTTTCACCTCGTCCGGTGATGTTTTTAGGCGCGATATCACCAGGATTAAATTTAGAACCGCTGCGTCAAAGTCTGGAATTACAAGGCTGGCACGAGCAAAATGATGAAGGCGGTAAATTAGATACTTCATCGTTTACTGTTCATCCCTCGGAAG
This genomic stretch from Funiculus sociatus GB2-C1 harbors:
- a CDS encoding lipid-A-disaccharide synthase-related protein, which produces MRILCLSNGHGEDAIACAILQQLQQQSDSLELAALPLVGDGRAYAQLDIPIIGKVQTMPSGGFIYMDGRQLARDVKGGLLQLTLAQYQSIRQYCKRGGAILAVGDIVPLLFAWLSGVPYAFVGTAKSEYYLRDEAGILPRRSRQERWEGWSGSVYLPWERWLMSRRRCKAVFPRDGLTTETLQKFSIPALDLGNPMMDGLEPSRRPSVFYASDIELQETKRSLIITLLPGSRPPEAYANWQQILQSCLSLMKAFSPRPVMFLGAISPGLNLEPLRQSLELQGWHEQNDEGGKLDTSSFTVHPSEVVFKKENGTVILTQDAYNDCLHQGDLAITMAGTATEQFVGLGKPAIALPGNGPQFTPAFAEAQSRLLGPSLILVDQPAKVAHVVQQVLRDPDRLQLIAENGLRRMGESGAACRIASCLLERLGRR
- a CDS encoding BamA/TamA family outer membrane protein gives rise to the protein MRVPSLAIYTLAVLAAADLGSHALASTTPSPTQTPEAEATNLVVPVNSATPVATTSTQKLANANPVVPANTATPELADAKVVVPVNTATPVATTSTQKLADAKVVVPVNTATPVATTSTPKPADGNRVVVPVNSATTPPVRAIAAPETINTPQFTPTAQTPRATPTRAVNSSDLVVTATDVQVVGVTGELQQVAQNAISTRPGGDTSQSQLQKDVAAILETGLFADANVTTYAEKNGLRAVFQVSPVVVRSVQLSGAQVLTPAVANDIFKSQIGTQISPAAITQGVQQIKQWYEKNGYTLAQVIAVQPGRDGVLAIQVAEGIVGDVKIRFVDKEGKPTQGRTKEDFLLREIKLKSGQPFRVDVARGDLQQLYQLGLFENADVSLNGDPRKVDVTYELTEGKSRSVNVGGGYSDNSGLYGTLSYNDRNLGGTNQQLGGNLQVSPRDVQFDGKFSSPYRASNPDRLGYSVDAFRQRELSATFNEDVKLPNGDQVREGRFGGGVTVTRPVGDFQGSVGLNYTRTSIRDRDGNLSPVDELGNRLSYSGNGIDDKVALSAGVVQDRRDNPVNPSKGSLLSLSTEQSIPVGNGNILMNRLQANYSQYVPVNLIGDKNAEVLAFNVQGGTTIGNLPPYEAFNLGGINSVRGYGSGDVASGRSFVLASAEYRFPIYQPVGGVLFADFGSDLGSGDTVPGEPGTVRDKPGAGFGYGAGLRLSSPIGLIRADFGINNQGDSRLQFGIGQRF